The genome window AACAGTGTGCCCTTGTCGCTTTAATACGGCCGTCATTTTTTCAACACCGTAGAACGGATATCGGGTATATTCTTCGTCTATCAATCGCATGAGAGCCAGGTTATAGCTCTCATCTTTGCAGGATTGATAGTAATAGGTTGATCTGTTTATTCCCAAAAGATCACACTGGCGCATTACCGGTATCAAAGAATGATTCGGCTCAATGTATTGACGCTTTATATCAATTGAGAAGGTTAGATTTTTTTTTTAGCCAGTCCAATTCGACCTTTAATTGGCCGATTTGTTGGTAAAGCTCCGCCTGGAATTCTTCAGCGTCTTTTTCTTTTTTTTGACGCTTTTTTGAAAATATATCGGGCAATTCTTCTAATAGACGCTTTCGCCATTGATTTATTTGATTTGAATGAACTCCATATTCACTAGATAGTTGAGAAATCGTCTTTTCCTTTTTAACCGTTTCAAGCGCTACTTTAGCTTTGAATGATGCACTGTAATTTTTTCGAATTTTACCCATTGATGAGCCTCCTTTTTGTTGATCAGGATATACTCATTTTACACCTTAAACAACTGTCCAGTTTTTGGGGAGTATTATACTATCTGAGGAATCATCAAATTCATTTAAAAACACCAGTAAATTGGCGATAATAAATCAAGGCTCCTTTCGGTTAATGTTGAACTTGTCGAAATCGCGATCGTAACTATAAAGTAGATTCTGTGAATCACTTTCCAATATGGCAATCAGATAGCAGTCAACAATATCCAATTTTTTATTGTACCACATTTCCATCATACGGCGAATCATCGTTTTATTTTTAATGACAATTCCTTTGTATTTGAGAAGATCGGTTATACCCTTTGCAATTTGATCTTTTGGCACTTTGTAGAAGCTTTTTAGAACAAAAAGAACCTGAAACAGAACGATCAGCTTTAGTTCAACCTTCATTTTTCCATATTCCAGGGATTTAAAAAACGAATAGAGGTTTTTATATTTGGGAGATTGATCTGATACCAAAAAGCGGACGATAACGTTTGTGTCCAATAATGCGATCATTATATACCACCTTCAGTGAAGCCTTTTTCGACTGCTTTTTTAATATCTACTTTGGTAAGATCTGGTTTTCCAGTTGCATATCTGTTGAAAACACCAAAAAGTCGATCAGTTAGAGATTTGTCAATCATCCTTTTGGTTGTAGGTTTTAAAAGGATTCCATTTGATTCCGGAATTACATCAATCTGATCTCCAATATCAATGCCATATTTTTTCCTTAAGGCAATGGGAATGACAACCTGACCTTTTGGGAAGACCTTCATCGTAAATGCCTTTTTTATAATTTCACGCATATATTTTCTCCTACCCAGATAAGTTATACTAATATATTAACGAGGTATAACTACAATGTCAAGAATTTTGCGGCGGAATGGGGGTCGGGCCGCAGTAACATATTAAGATAATACATAAAACGTTAAAATTTAGCGTCAGATAAGGCCTTAAATGGCCATTTTCAGGGCAAAAAACGCACTTTTAGGAAAAGAGCACGGGCAGATGGCAAGAGCAAAACGGCATTTCCTTCCAGGTCACGTTTGGTATATAACGCACCGGTGTCATAAAAAAGAATTTTTGTTTAAATTTACCAGAGATCGACGCCGATGGTTGCAATGGCTGTTTGAGGCAAAGAAGCGATATGGAATCCGTATATTGACCTATATGGTTACTTCAAACCATATCCATCTTTTAGTCTTTGACGGTGGTGAACGAGATGTCATTCCAAAATCTATTCAGTTGGTTGCCGGTCGAACCGGTCATGAATACAACCAAAGAAAGAATCGAAACGGTGCGCTTTGGGAAGACCGTTATTATGCAACTGCTGTATCAAGTGACCTACACCTGATTCAATGCATTGCATATATTGATTTGAATATGGTTCGTGCCGGAGTTGTCGATCATCCATCGAAATGGAAATCCCGATTTATCGGAGAAAGCAAGGATGTTAGGAAGCTTTTAGGCGAAAAGAAATAATAGTTTGTAGAAGAATTGATAGCGATTGCACGCCTTGTGATCATTCCGGCTCTCAAACCGGGCCATGGGATTTACTATAACGTGACTACGTTTGTATATGACATGTTTTGATGTCAATAAAAAAGTTGACCAGGATGCTTTAAGGCTATAATTTGATAGATAGGAGGTGAGCCATGACATCACTTGCTTTTGATACGTTTGAAAATGTAAAAAGATTAAAAGCTGTTGGTTTTACCGAAGAGCAGGCCGCCGAACAAACTAAAATTATTGCCGAATTGGTTGAAGAACGCCTTGTCACCAGGCAATACCTTGACGAACGGCTTGCTGTATTGGAAGCCGATGTTACTTCAAAAATCATTAAATGGGTAGCCGGTATGCTTGTAGTCCAGGCCGCTATTGTAGCGACTTTAGTTAAGTTGTTGTAATCAGCTGTCAATTTTTCCAGCTAACCGACGGTACCAGTGGGGGATAATGCATATATTAGGCAAAAAGACCATTTATGGATGGGCACTACTATGAAAAAGCTTTAAAAAAATCTTGCAAATATACTATTTTGGCGTTGAGAGTACATGTGGAATGGAAGCAAAGTTTTTTTTTCGCTTAAAAAATGGAGAATTTTATAATGAATATTATCGAAGAAATTTGCCGAGAAGCGCAACATCTGCCGGAGCCTTTGGCCCGAGAGGCCTTGAATTTTATCAGCTTTTATAAAAACAAGGTATGAAACAAAAGATATGCAGATGGATTATTTAAAACAGGCTCAATCAACTGTAATGGATCATATTTGGAATAACAAGGAAGATGAGGTATGGGATGCTCTGTAAACCCAGCGAAATTATAGGCATTCCTTTCCCATTTACTGACCTGTCTACCAGGAAGAGACGTTCTGTGCTTGTGCTGACGAATCCGGATAGGCGGGGAGATTTTATATGATTAGCTGTTACATCTGTTTTGACAAAAGAATGCGCAGTTGGAGTTGATGTAAAATCTATGGTGACCAGCTATCTGCCAAAACCGAGCTATGTACGCTACGATAAGATTTTTACACTGAATGATTCTATTATCGTTAAGTTCTATGGAACAATTGGAGAAGCAAAGTTGCAGGAAATTGTATGGCACTACATTTATTGTAACCGTTCACGGTTTACGGTTGAAAATAGAACGGTAACGCCGGCAACACCGGTTATATGGGAATCAATGGTAACAGTGGCAACACCGTAGAGACAAGGCATGCCTTGTCTCTACAGTCCGGCCGCCATCACCACAATTTCAACAACAGCTCAACCATGGGAACGGAAACAGAAACTCTGACAAAAATGTCAGCCGTAAACCGGCAACCGTGAACGGTTACCATTTATTTTTAATAGTACAATTATTTCAATTTGTTGTTTCACTTGAAGTTGTCCATATGGCACTACATTGATAAATCTGGAGCTAA of Desulfosarcina sp. BuS5 contains these proteins:
- a CDS encoding PIN domain-containing protein, with product MIALLDTNVIVRFLVSDQSPKYKNLYSFFKSLEYGKMKVELKLIVLFQVLFVLKSFYKVPKDQIAKGITDLLKYKGIVIKNKTMIRRMMEMWYNKKLDIVDCYLIAILESDSQNLLYSYDRDFDKFNINRKEP
- a CDS encoding AbrB/MazE/SpoVT family DNA-binding domain-containing protein, yielding MREIIKKAFTMKVFPKGQVVIPIALRKKYGIDIGDQIDVIPESNGILLKPTTKRMIDKSLTDRLFGVFNRYATGKPDLTKVDIKKAVEKGFTEGGI
- a CDS encoding transposase, with translation MARAKRHFLPGHVWYITHRCHKKEFLFKFTRDRRRWLQWLFEAKKRYGIRILTYMVTSNHIHLLVFDGGERDVIPKSIQLVAGRTGHEYNQRKNRNGALWEDRYYATAVSSDLHLIQCIAYIDLNMVRAGVVDHPSKWKSRFIGESKDVRKLLGEKK